A stretch of the Erpetoichthys calabaricus chromosome 3, fErpCal1.3, whole genome shotgun sequence genome encodes the following:
- the zgc:112001 gene encoding ankyrin repeat domain-containing protein 9, which yields MSCGSRDSRLQRDDDSRQRKFLSYVFYQAVRDHKPVWMLEDMRTMETFYWEENISQRTYSPSEALLYAVVHDHQAYAQYLLSHYSEKALEMPGERICCCPSSAPHLAMAVRYDRRDIISLILQVAHRLPSLRSYMNRRGCFHLEDGKTPLHVACELLRSEAVLLLLGSGASPQAEDHKGMTPLDVILEQLGESKVNVLPKKLCLDHLLMFMPKVHFKMKSTLLADSNSWKKVLGEDTFNYLVGRSPAPLFLIAMHTILQQLPPSQFPQSLQELPIPTQFKSLLTPFKRCTNLDVV from the coding sequence ATGTCTTGTGGCAGTCGAGACAGCCGCTTGCAGAGAGATGATGACAGCAGGCAACGGAAATTTCTTTCCTACGTCTTTTACCAAGCCGTCAGGGACCACAAACCGGTATGGATGCTGGAGGATATGCGCACAATGGAGACATTTTATTGGGAAGAGAACATTAGTCAGAGAACATACTCGCCATCGGAGGCTCTGCTGTACGCCGTGGTCCATGACCATCAAGCCTACGCACAGTACTTGCTAAGCCACTATTCGGAAAAGGCACTCGAGATGCCAGGCGAGCGCATCTGCTGCTGCCCTTCGTCTGCCCCACACCTGGCGATGGCCGTGCGCTACGACCGCCGAGACATTATCAGCCTTATCCTGCAGGTGGCGCATCGATTACCCAGCCTTCGCTCCTACATGAACCGCAGAGGCTGTTTCCATCTGGAGGACGGCAAGACGCCCCTGCACGTCGCCTGCGAGCTTTTGCGTTCGGAAGCTGTACTACTTCTGCTGGGCAGCGGCGCCTCTCCGCAAGCCGAGGACCACAAGGGCATGACGCCGCTGGACGTCATCTTGGAGCAGCTCGGGGAGTCCAAGGTCAACGTGTTGCCCAAAAAGCTCTGCCTGGACCACCTACTTATGTTTATGCCCAaagtgcactttaaaatgaaatccacGTTACTGGCGGACTCCAACAGCTGGAAAAAGGTACTCGGGGAGGACACCTTTAACTACCTCGTCGGGAGGAGCCCGGCTCCTTTGTTTCTGATAGCCATGCATACAATTCTTCAGCAGCTTCCTCCTTCTCAGTTTCCACAAAGTCTACAGGAGCTGCCAATTCCAACTCAGTTTAAATCATTGCTGACACCCTTTAAAAGGTGCACCAATCTGGACGTGGTCTAG